From the Leucobacter denitrificans genome, one window contains:
- a CDS encoding methionine ABC transporter permease: MDRLIELLPKIADATLETLIYVSFAMLLGGIFGLIIGVLLTTTRQGGILQNTPVYWVLNFLVNFFRPIPFVILIPVIMPLARVITGKGIGGPALIVALVVAASFGISRLVEQNLLTVPPGQIEAARAMGASPLRILLTVLIPEGLGPLVLGYTFAFIAVVDMSAMAGVVGAGGLGNFALQYGYRQFNPWVTWASVLIIVALVQLIQLLGNVIARKLLRR; encoded by the coding sequence GTGGATCGCCTCATTGAACTGCTGCCAAAAATCGCAGATGCCACGCTCGAAACGCTTATCTATGTGAGCTTCGCGATGCTCCTCGGCGGCATATTTGGCCTCATCATCGGAGTGTTGCTGACGACGACCCGGCAGGGTGGCATCTTGCAGAACACCCCGGTGTACTGGGTGCTCAACTTCCTGGTCAACTTTTTCCGACCGATTCCGTTCGTCATTCTTATTCCGGTCATCATGCCGCTGGCGCGCGTCATTACGGGCAAGGGGATTGGTGGGCCGGCGCTCATCGTTGCTCTCGTAGTTGCGGCATCATTCGGCATCTCGCGCCTGGTCGAACAGAATCTGCTCACGGTGCCTCCCGGCCAGATTGAGGCAGCTCGCGCGATGGGGGCAAGCCCGTTGCGGATCCTGCTTACGGTTCTCATCCCAGAGGGTCTCGGCCCGCTGGTGCTCGGATATACGTTCGCCTTTATCGCTGTTGTAGACATGTCTGCGATGGCTGGTGTCGTGGGTGCTGGCGGACTAGGTAACTTTGCGCTGCAATACGGTTACCGACAGTTCAACCCTTGGGTGACTTGGGCCTCAGTACTCATCATCGTTGCGCTCGTGCAGCTCATTCAGCTGCTCGGCAATGTTATCGCTCGCAAACTGCTGCGGCGATAG
- a CDS encoding Nif3-like dinuclear metal center hexameric protein, translating to MASYTLADLRNVTNELWPESTAEAWDRVGLVSGRPEEPIHRVLLAVDAVRATVREALEWEADALITHHPLLLRGIHSVAEDTSKGALLAELIRGKCALIAAHTNADQPEDGVSDVIASRLGLLDAVPIVPLEPGHSSGIGRVGTLVEPMSLRSFAERVASEMPQTVSGVRVAGDGERLVQRIALLGGAGDSLLDHPLVRSADVYLTSDLRHHPAQESLELATVAGGPALIDVAHWASESLWLEGAAAMLSEKLPNVEIRVSTLRTDPWDFAVWQ from the coding sequence ATGGCTTCCTACACACTCGCAGACCTGCGTAACGTCACCAACGAACTCTGGCCAGAATCAACGGCTGAAGCCTGGGACCGAGTGGGGCTTGTGAGTGGGCGACCTGAAGAGCCGATCCACCGAGTTTTGCTCGCGGTTGACGCGGTGCGTGCCACCGTTCGCGAGGCATTGGAGTGGGAGGCCGACGCGCTCATTACGCACCACCCGCTGCTTCTTCGTGGGATCCACTCAGTCGCAGAGGACACGAGTAAGGGTGCGCTTCTCGCCGAACTTATTCGGGGAAAGTGTGCGCTTATAGCCGCGCACACGAATGCCGACCAGCCAGAAGACGGCGTATCTGATGTCATCGCGTCCAGGCTCGGCTTGCTTGATGCAGTACCGATCGTTCCGCTCGAGCCCGGGCACTCCTCTGGAATTGGCAGAGTAGGAACGCTCGTCGAGCCGATGTCACTTCGATCGTTCGCCGAACGCGTCGCGAGCGAAATGCCTCAGACCGTGAGCGGAGTTCGCGTGGCCGGTGACGGCGAGCGCCTGGTGCAGCGGATCGCACTGCTCGGGGGAGCCGGAGACAGTCTGCTCGACCACCCACTTGTTCGATCGGCCGATGTGTATCTCACCTCAGATCTTCGCCACCACCCGGCCCAGGAATCCCTAGAACTTGCGACTGTAGCTGGCGGACCAGCGCTCATCGATGTCGCCCACTGGGCGAGCGAGTCGCTCTGGCTGGAGGGTGCGGCAGCAATGCTGAGCGAGAAGCTCCCGAATGTTGAGATACGCGTCAGTACGCTTCGCACGGACCCGTGGGATTTCGCGGTCTGGCAGTAG
- a CDS encoding zinc ribbon domain-containing protein has translation MKATQRQQQLLLDLQQLDHQMARFRKQLDQLPERAELAALENEREAARNTFMDAQRELDTRRLELSRIESDVQVVEQRLERDNALIAASTSSKEAVSIQSEIDTLMRRKSELEDRELESMEVVESAEAVFTEAEALLAGVNARRDAIQDRIQGAELAIETQRKEAQEQRANISAEVQGDLLALYEKIRAQVGIGAARLQGNVSEASGMSLTPAELSDIRSTSPDEIVLCPTTGAILVRDSESTETQVH, from the coding sequence ATGAAGGCTACCCAGCGCCAGCAGCAACTGCTCCTCGACCTCCAACAGCTTGACCATCAAATGGCGAGGTTCAGAAAGCAATTAGATCAACTGCCAGAGCGGGCAGAGCTCGCGGCACTTGAAAACGAGCGAGAAGCCGCGCGAAATACGTTTATGGACGCGCAGCGTGAACTCGACACTCGCCGTCTTGAACTCAGCCGCATCGAATCCGACGTGCAGGTGGTCGAGCAGCGACTCGAGCGAGACAACGCGCTTATTGCAGCGAGTACCTCGAGTAAAGAAGCGGTATCGATTCAGTCTGAAATTGACACGCTCATGCGACGCAAGTCAGAGCTCGAAGACAGGGAACTGGAATCCATGGAGGTCGTCGAGTCAGCCGAGGCGGTATTCACTGAGGCTGAAGCCCTGCTCGCAGGTGTGAATGCTCGACGAGACGCCATTCAAGATCGAATTCAGGGTGCAGAGCTCGCGATTGAGACACAGCGCAAGGAAGCTCAAGAACAGCGGGCAAACATTAGTGCAGAAGTACAAGGAGACTTGCTCGCGCTGTACGAAAAGATTCGTGCGCAAGTAGGCATTGGCGCAGCAAGGCTCCAGGGCAACGTCTCCGAAGCGAGTGGAATGTCACTGACCCCTGCCGAACTCAGCGATATTCGATCCACGAGCCCTGATGAAATTGTGCTGTGCCCAACAACAGGTGCGATCCTCGTGCGCGACTCAGAGTCCACCGAGACGCAGGTACACTAG
- the map gene encoding type I methionyl aminopeptidase, whose product MPFDDHGFVVPGAFPATRIVPPQIERPPYVGLQTPPPYTGDNTYSDDEIRKIREAGRIASRALDAVGAAVAHGVTTAELDRIGHEFVVGSGAYPSTLGYRGYRASTCTSVNEVICHGIPDDTVLREGDIVNVDITAYLDGYHGDTNRTFRVGTVGEEVDLLIERTHEAMMRGIKAAKPGREVNVIGRVIETYAKRFGYGVVRDFTGHGVGSAFHSGLIIPHYDSAPRFNDVIVPGMVFTVEPMLTLGTHEWEMWDDNWTVVTKDKSITAQFEHTIVVRENGFELLTISD is encoded by the coding sequence ATGCCCTTCGACGATCACGGTTTTGTTGTTCCCGGCGCGTTCCCTGCGACCCGCATCGTTCCTCCCCAGATCGAGCGGCCTCCGTATGTGGGTCTACAGACCCCACCTCCCTATACAGGAGACAACACGTATTCAGACGACGAGATTCGCAAAATCCGTGAGGCCGGCCGCATCGCCTCGCGTGCGCTCGACGCTGTTGGGGCAGCGGTGGCACATGGGGTTACCACGGCCGAACTCGATCGAATCGGCCATGAGTTTGTCGTTGGATCGGGCGCCTACCCCTCGACGCTCGGATACCGGGGTTACAGAGCGTCGACATGCACCTCAGTAAACGAAGTAATCTGTCACGGGATCCCAGACGACACCGTGCTCAGGGAGGGTGACATCGTCAACGTCGATATCACGGCATACCTCGATGGGTATCACGGCGATACGAATCGAACGTTTCGGGTTGGCACCGTTGGCGAAGAAGTGGATCTGCTCATCGAGCGCACTCACGAAGCAATGATGCGCGGAATCAAAGCGGCGAAGCCCGGCCGCGAGGTAAACGTCATCGGGAGAGTCATTGAGACTTATGCCAAGCGATTCGGTTATGGAGTCGTTCGTGATTTCACGGGTCACGGCGTCGGCTCGGCTTTTCATTCAGGCCTCATCATTCCCCATTACGATTCGGCACCCCGATTCAATGACGTCATCGTGCCTGGAATGGTATTCACCGTAGAACCCATGCTCACCCTGGGCACACATGAGTGGGAGATGTGGGACGACAACTGGACAGTCGTAACGAAAGACAAGTCGATTACCGCACAATTCGAGCACACAATCGTGGTGCGTGAAAACGGATTTGAGTTGCTGACCATCTCTGACTGA
- a CDS encoding methionine aminopeptidase — protein sequence MSKSEWGIEGPAEEYWFNTRTREVEVGKQSLAMYRLGPFASRAEAEHAEETVAERARAWNEEDEDNA from the coding sequence ATGAGTAAGAGTGAATGGGGCATCGAGGGCCCCGCGGAGGAATACTGGTTTAATACACGAACTCGCGAAGTGGAAGTGGGGAAGCAGTCACTCGCGATGTACCGACTCGGGCCGTTTGCGAGCCGAGCCGAAGCAGAGCACGCAGAAGAGACAGTTGCCGAGCGCGCACGCGCCTGGAATGAAGAAGATGAGGACAACGCCTAA
- a CDS encoding glutamine synthetase family protein — protein sequence MSKQRDFVLRTIEERGVRFVRLWFTDVAGALKSVALAPAEVEGAFSEGIGFDGSAIEGMTRAYESDLLAVPDPSTFQILPWRGEVEPTARMFCDIRTPNGEPSVADPRNVLKRTLAQAAELGFSFYTHPEIEFYLLKSKIVGPEGPIPVDRAGYFDNVPGGTAHDFRRQSVNMLEDLGISVEFSHHEAGPGQNEIDLRYADALTTADNIMTFRSVIKEVAIAQGVHATFMPKPLAAHPGSGMHTHLSLFEGDENAFYDPSARYQLSVVGRRFVAGILRHAPEITAVTNQYVNSYKRLWGGDEAPSFVSWGHNNRSALVRVPMYKPGKGGAARVEYRGMDSAVNPYLGFSVLLAAGLKGIQEEYDLPPEAENNVWALSDAERRAMGFDALPQSLEHALSVMERSELVAETLGEQVFAYLIRDSRREIDAYRSQVTPFELESMLDTI from the coding sequence GTGAGTAAACAGCGGGACTTTGTACTTCGCACCATTGAAGAGCGCGGCGTAAGGTTCGTGCGCCTTTGGTTCACGGATGTCGCCGGAGCACTGAAATCTGTGGCCCTCGCCCCAGCAGAAGTCGAGGGTGCTTTCAGCGAGGGAATCGGCTTTGACGGCTCTGCCATTGAGGGCATGACGCGAGCGTATGAGTCTGACCTGCTTGCGGTACCAGACCCCTCCACATTTCAGATTCTTCCGTGGCGAGGTGAGGTCGAGCCTACGGCACGCATGTTCTGCGACATTCGCACCCCGAACGGAGAACCCTCAGTCGCCGACCCACGAAATGTGCTGAAGCGCACGCTGGCTCAGGCCGCCGAGCTCGGATTCTCGTTCTACACACACCCTGAGATTGAGTTCTATCTGCTGAAGTCAAAGATTGTCGGCCCCGAGGGGCCGATTCCGGTGGATCGGGCGGGGTACTTCGACAATGTGCCCGGGGGAACTGCTCACGATTTCCGTCGGCAGAGTGTGAACATGCTCGAAGATCTTGGCATCTCGGTCGAGTTCAGCCACCACGAGGCAGGCCCTGGCCAAAACGAAATTGACCTGAGGTACGCCGACGCGCTCACCACAGCCGACAACATTATGACGTTCAGGTCGGTAATTAAGGAGGTTGCAATTGCGCAAGGCGTACACGCAACTTTCATGCCGAAGCCACTCGCAGCGCATCCCGGTTCAGGCATGCACACGCATCTCTCACTCTTCGAAGGTGATGAGAATGCGTTCTACGACCCGAGTGCGAGATACCAACTCTCGGTCGTGGGTCGGCGCTTCGTCGCAGGAATACTTCGTCACGCGCCAGAAATCACTGCCGTGACCAATCAGTATGTGAATTCGTACAAGCGTCTTTGGGGCGGGGACGAGGCGCCCTCATTCGTGAGTTGGGGTCACAACAACCGCTCTGCGCTGGTTCGCGTGCCAATGTACAAGCCCGGAAAGGGCGGGGCGGCCCGGGTCGAGTACCGCGGAATGGACAGCGCTGTGAACCCATACCTCGGCTTCTCAGTCTTGCTTGCTGCTGGACTGAAAGGCATTCAAGAAGAGTACGACCTGCCGCCAGAAGCAGAAAACAACGTGTGGGCCCTTAGCGACGCTGAACGCAGAGCAATGGGCTTCGACGCTCTGCCACAGAGTCTCGAGCACGCACTATCGGTGATGGAACGTTCTGAACTCGTTGCTGAGACGCTTGGGGAACAGGTGTTTGCATATCTCATACGTGATAGCCGGCGCGAGATTGATGCTTACAGAAGCCAGGTCACACCGTTCGAACTCGAGTCAATGCTCGATACCATTTGA
- a CDS encoding bifunctional [glutamine synthetase] adenylyltransferase/[glutamine synthetase]-adenylyl-L-tyrosine phosphorylase — MLAKAGFQELSRAREELHELSEQLSETSEASLRDGLSLAADPDQALSLLLRLSATGEAALDDLDSFAWQRLCKLVGASPALGEFLTRHPDLIPKLTGRDGRLPSSDEARIEMLAAVTSGSETLAGEEGWNALRVKYRELLAGIALYDLTFDGTHPEIPDARSVLEAVAAALSSIADGALEAALAVARATLEVGGSTPPIDRERIDDVRFTIIAMGKCGAEELNVVSDVDVMFIAEGDERIATLLARETMRAIQDPAHELPLWQVDPNLRPEGRHGSLVRSLSSMLNYYERWAKTWEFQALIKARAAAGDLDLGNEFVDAVQPLVWASSNREDFVGSVQRMRERVTEHIDRVELDLQIKLGPGGLRDIEFSVQLLQLVHGQRDERLQLRGTLPALRALVEDGYVARADGERLSEHYQTLRVLEHRLQLKDLRRTALMPGDGDALRVLARASGLASTGGELQTLWDRTRREVRSLHLKIFYAPLLSAVAALPDEDFVLGSDEAKARLASIGFGDPNGAMRHLAALTGGSTRRARILRNLTPVLLQWLGEGTDPDYGLLSFRKVSEANQESSWYLKLLRDGAMAAERLTSILSNSRFAADLLESFPEGVAWLERDDQLVPPTADALLAEMRSLVSRRTTLKSAAERLRRVHRREILRLAMGRVVGVIDDEQVSSGLDSAHTALLDALLKSIRANSEAEIGEPAPAIALIGMGRFGGGELGFASDIDLVAVSREQLASGGSVSRAVKIITELRNLVEDPRFPVDLDFDLRPEGKSGPIVRSLESYRAYYERWSVTWEAQALLRARHVAGDIKLGSKFMSMADPIRYPETFTDEQLREVRRIKARVEAERLPHGADPKMHLKLGPGGISDVEWLVQLIQLKHGARHPELRTVSTLGALDAAVGLELLSSDDAACLRDAWEYASSVRSAMRLWSGRASDTLPRNWRDLLGIAGVLGTSRERTSEIVEQWFGLSRRARIVFEREFFGYTDEERFL; from the coding sequence TTGCTCGCCAAGGCAGGGTTTCAGGAACTCTCAAGGGCTCGAGAAGAACTTCATGAGCTTTCTGAGCAGCTCTCTGAAACGTCAGAAGCATCATTGCGCGACGGACTCTCTCTGGCTGCAGACCCTGACCAGGCGCTCTCGTTGCTGCTGCGACTTTCGGCGACCGGGGAAGCGGCGCTCGACGATCTCGACAGTTTCGCCTGGCAACGGTTGTGCAAGCTTGTCGGTGCATCTCCCGCACTCGGTGAGTTTCTCACACGACATCCTGATCTAATCCCGAAACTCACTGGGCGTGACGGCAGACTCCCGAGCTCCGACGAGGCACGAATTGAGATGCTCGCTGCAGTCACTTCGGGTTCGGAAACGCTTGCTGGTGAAGAGGGCTGGAATGCGCTCCGGGTGAAATACAGAGAGCTGCTCGCCGGGATAGCACTGTACGACCTCACATTCGACGGTACCCATCCCGAGATTCCCGACGCCCGATCAGTGCTTGAGGCTGTTGCTGCCGCCCTATCGAGCATTGCAGACGGGGCGCTCGAAGCGGCACTCGCTGTTGCGCGGGCCACATTAGAGGTGGGCGGATCCACACCACCAATAGATCGCGAGCGAATCGATGACGTGCGCTTCACGATTATTGCGATGGGCAAGTGTGGCGCAGAAGAGCTCAACGTTGTATCTGATGTCGACGTTATGTTCATTGCCGAGGGCGATGAGCGGATCGCAACCCTGCTGGCCCGCGAAACGATGCGAGCCATTCAAGATCCTGCCCATGAGTTACCACTCTGGCAAGTTGATCCGAATCTTCGCCCCGAGGGACGTCATGGCTCGCTCGTTCGCTCGCTCTCATCGATGCTGAATTACTACGAACGGTGGGCAAAGACGTGGGAGTTCCAAGCTCTCATTAAGGCTCGAGCAGCTGCGGGCGATCTAGATCTTGGCAATGAGTTCGTCGACGCAGTGCAGCCGCTTGTGTGGGCTTCTTCGAACCGAGAAGACTTTGTTGGTTCTGTTCAGCGCATGCGTGAGCGCGTGACAGAACATATTGACCGCGTTGAGCTTGATCTCCAAATAAAGCTCGGTCCAGGCGGCTTACGAGACATCGAATTCAGTGTTCAGCTTCTGCAACTTGTGCACGGTCAACGCGACGAGCGATTGCAATTGCGCGGCACGCTCCCTGCCCTCAGGGCACTCGTTGAAGACGGGTACGTCGCCAGGGCCGATGGCGAGCGACTCAGTGAGCACTATCAAACGCTTCGGGTGCTCGAGCACCGCTTGCAACTCAAAGATCTTAGGCGCACCGCGTTGATGCCAGGTGATGGCGACGCATTGCGGGTGCTGGCTCGAGCTTCGGGCTTAGCGTCGACAGGGGGAGAGCTTCAAACCCTCTGGGATCGAACGCGTCGCGAAGTACGAAGTTTGCACTTGAAAATCTTCTATGCACCGTTGCTCAGCGCGGTTGCCGCGCTCCCCGACGAAGACTTCGTGCTTGGTTCTGACGAAGCGAAAGCGCGACTTGCAAGTATTGGGTTCGGAGATCCGAACGGCGCGATGAGGCACCTTGCTGCGCTCACAGGTGGATCGACGCGACGTGCTCGAATACTGAGGAACCTCACTCCGGTTTTACTCCAGTGGCTCGGCGAGGGAACCGACCCCGATTATGGCTTGCTTTCGTTCCGCAAGGTGAGCGAGGCGAATCAGGAGTCGTCATGGTATCTCAAGCTCCTGCGTGACGGCGCGATGGCTGCGGAACGACTGACTAGCATCCTGTCGAATTCACGCTTCGCGGCTGATCTACTCGAGAGCTTTCCTGAAGGCGTAGCTTGGCTGGAACGCGACGACCAACTTGTTCCACCGACAGCTGATGCCCTGCTCGCAGAAATGCGATCGCTCGTATCACGTCGTACCACGCTTAAGTCGGCCGCTGAACGACTTCGACGGGTGCATCGACGCGAAATACTACGCCTTGCTATGGGGCGAGTCGTAGGCGTGATTGATGACGAACAAGTTTCATCTGGGCTCGACAGCGCCCACACCGCTCTGCTCGATGCTCTGCTTAAGTCAATACGTGCCAACAGTGAAGCAGAAATCGGTGAACCAGCTCCTGCGATCGCACTGATCGGCATGGGAAGGTTCGGTGGCGGAGAGCTTGGGTTTGCCTCAGACATTGATCTTGTTGCAGTTTCACGCGAACAACTCGCAAGTGGCGGATCAGTGTCGCGTGCGGTCAAGATTATTACTGAACTGCGAAACCTTGTCGAGGATCCGAGGTTTCCGGTAGATCTTGATTTTGATCTCAGACCTGAAGGTAAAAGTGGGCCAATCGTTCGAAGCCTCGAGTCATATCGGGCATATTACGAACGTTGGTCTGTGACGTGGGAAGCGCAGGCTCTGCTCCGAGCACGCCACGTTGCCGGCGATATCAAACTCGGTAGTAAGTTCATGTCCATGGCGGATCCGATTCGATACCCAGAAACATTCACTGACGAGCAGCTTCGAGAAGTTCGCCGCATCAAAGCTCGGGTTGAGGCCGAGCGGCTCCCGCACGGAGCGGACCCAAAAATGCACCTGAAGTTGGGTCCTGGAGGAATCAGCGACGTCGAGTGGCTCGTGCAACTGATTCAGCTCAAGCACGGCGCGCGGCATCCCGAGCTTCGCACGGTGTCTACGTTGGGTGCGCTCGATGCTGCGGTAGGGCTTGAACTACTTTCTTCAGATGATGCCGCTTGTCTCCGTGACGCTTGGGAGTATGCGAGTAGCGTGCGCTCCGCTATGCGCCTGTGGAGTGGGCGAGCTTCGGACACACTGCCACGGAACTGGCGCGATCTTCTTGGGATAGCCGGTGTGCTTGGGACTTCCCGGGAACGGACCTCCGAGATCGTTGAACAGTGGTTTGGACTCAGTCGCAGAGCACGAATCGTATTTGAACGTGAGTTCTTCGGATATACCGATGAAGAACGATTTCTGTGA